Proteins encoded within one genomic window of Haematobia irritans isolate KBUSLIRL chromosome 5, ASM5000362v1, whole genome shotgun sequence:
- the jing gene encoding AE binding protein 2 jing isoform X2 encodes MSPQTILVANSNGNTQKQGPSSSSLGPSTTVTSTSAASINAALRSSNLPASLTITPTNANVSNSSSSRSIGGGIGPNKSKLPSTQIAKTSNTANTSRCSNLPTLQWPWSTTATSTSLPPPSIASSTSSYSSPSATLSTGTNTHINHNQAKKRMATSGSGTSTGSDGTTAAKKSRSNINVSQQNESHHHLLTGAGAKRLKAAALEESQTKITGYFKSQMKAQMHAANSKSSGASLHSISSNNVMMTTTTVTSASNHNSTMTTNALTMSAPATTASLNKYFNILAQLKENSKAANNHTTTAPATIANSTLTTTTVPLPTSIQAVATTATTLPAPPPPPPVVTTSFGSSGVTITPQNNISVAPMPMPALKKIERPKPTKIAQVAPNLRKTPSAANSGYGNLSNGTGKSPAKKHVAIAPRTPEMKHQQITNKQEATKHPMPVVNAQTTLSTQSPASGSSSAIRIPSGQANQQTSTQSKQTVATSKMAMTTPSPVVSNSVANNNVNMANTAATAPATPIAAPPTPTLYQLPTVQLPNLVQLPQLLATNGANIMQLNNMATTAPIGKNVASTASSSTTPSVATSASATSAQAAQAAAAQYFLNGTVFKLQQFTTATTTTATTASTGNVNPFNLLSASDLQDILIKQQQLQQLQHQQQQQQQQQQQQQHQQQQKTANANAASFQEIFQHQIAAAIAANQQQAQLQQLQRLGAASNIQQQPVFMATPAGLLLNAASIPAMLAQAAAALAVNHQKSIALPALQPIQQAPLPALSSIFAPQTNDHHDMGLNPQQQQFITSTQPPPLSSVAMPTNAVNLTHNSTSTTTTTSSSNGNVNLSHGIIGQINTSASIAAPQHNTSNSAKLAIVKANAATPVAFTTLSSQPPPLVTISNAKTRTHLATTNSSVSGTQKPAIMAKPYQKRSSKIQGQQVKSAIGAGVTASNGKSNGGKITTASGKIIATPTTPPPLVPTMTPTVPAPVALTTIPAPGLRTATATNLSKTCQLPTPALVSIAQTSVTPIAPKPAQSITCGSVTISPATTLSTTKNLVNIAPKVSTASSNLATYKYNNKTANTFMSGVASTNSSCSTSSSNIGGKTKTPSQTKTTASDLFDLVKNSNGAISITPAPPIPPTTSIATFSGSNFSAPLNFASTSSTNTFKSTPPLENFGKIKDEPMDEIVTPSNVTPNTSLAPAVTENKETTANENPTSFSGQIPSNNVHIKEELNSTPAPEEEAISETSSLPPQPSNLNNECSSSSFSSSSNSISSAADLSLEASTPASITSNSEAPSPGCSILSPLAARNNEFATPNPCSNSNSAGDSNSSNSCETGGASSRDMLSEMVTSSCISSDSSSEASISVSLPENEEGKQAMDGCKSIEDREEKQRDLPTPESGIGGSLSNTESMDSSSKSSTSETSSSSASSEQIPSPTSADTQTPPATPLNIDSNTSSMEEPQNSSCNSMEEPQNSSCNSMEDPQTNASSTQQSEDSTEKSAFNFLGTTIDTQLAQDVSSSDLPKCALSPILSQPKTIRFPVMGKSNKRLDGVCYWDQCNKKHDSNSKLLDHMQQQHVNSQTGPFSCLWVGCKVYNKESCSRRWLERHVLSHGGSKQLKCIVEGCGLRFGSQLALQKHINNHFTASESKDSTNKRTSDPPVPKQLRKNGKKLRYRRQPFSARMFDFFDTGIMEGLQHRLRQISTLTNGCNSITFQGQCIMRRKTPRGQTECYIQWSPREIISDEWLPENKEDSYLKTVNIKQMKPAEKNKVEGLLMTSYKLPYSPTIFDNDYALSQQHQRLKNDVTETKGPKGEDSSLLDATNVEDEDDEDEEDDADDDDDDATSAATTMETISSYQHVLTITQMQQHRKHPRKPQNRITITR; translated from the exons atgtcaCCACAAACCATACTCGTTGCAAACAGCAATGGCAATACACAAAAACAAGGGCCATCATCGTCCTCTTTGGGGCCATCCACAACGGTGACATCTACATCGGCGGCTTCGATAAATGCTGCCCTTAGATCTAGCAATCTGCCTGCCTCTCTGACCATTACACCCACCAATGCCAATGTTAGtaatagtagtagtagtagaagTATTGGTGGTGGAATTGGTCCGAACAAATCCAAACTGCCTTCGACACAAATCGCAAAGACTTCTAACACTGCCAATACAAGTCGATGTTCAAATTTACCCACTCTACAATGGCCATGGAGTACAACGGCTACGTCAACATCATTACCACCACCCTCGATAGCTTCTTCCACCTCATCATATTCGTCACCATCTGCCACCTTGAGTACAGGTACAAATACCCACATAAATCATAATCAGGCCAAGAAACGTATGGCCACCAGTGGTAGTGGAACCTCCACCGGCTCCGATGGAACGACCGCTGCCAAAAAATCCCGTTCCAATATAAATGTGAGCCAACAAAATGAAAGCCATCACCATTTATTAACTGGTGCTGGAGCTAAAAGACTGAAAGCTGCTGCTTTGGAGGAATCACAAactaaaataacgggatattttAAATCGCAAATGAAGGCCCAAATGCATGCGGCCAATAGCAAATCATCGGGAGCCAGCTTACACTCGATATCCAGCAATAATGtaatgatgaccacaactacagTAACAAGTGCATCAAACCATAACAGTACGATGACCACCAATGCATTGACTATGAGTGCTCCTGCGACCACAGCGTCCCTCAATAAGTATTTCAATATATTGGCCCAGTTGAAGGAGAATAGTAAAGCGGCAAATAACCATACCACCACGGCTCCTGCGACAATAGCTAATAGCACTCTTACTACAACAACTGTTCCACTTCCAACTTCGATTCAAGCGGTAGCAACTACCGCAACTACGTTGCCAGCACCACCGCCTCCGCCGCCAGTAGTTACAACGAGCTTTGGTTCATCGGGCGTTACGATTACCCCCCAAAACAACATCTCAGTGGCGCCTATGCCCATGCCAGCCCTAAAGAAAATCGAAAGACCGAAGCCTACGAAAATAGCCCAGGTAGCTCCTAATCTAAGGAAAACACCCTCGGCGGCCAATAGTGGTTATGGAAACCTATCGAATGGGACGGGTAAGTCACCAGCCAAAAAACATGTTGCCATTGCCCCAAGAACACCAGAGATGAAACACCAACAAATTACAAACAAACAAGAAGCAACCAAACATCCTATGCCTGTAGTCAATGCCCAAACGACCCTGTCTACACAAAGTCCAGCGTCGGGATCATCGTCAGCCATAAGGATACCGTCAGGACAAGCTAATCAACAAACCTCCACACAATCTAAACAGACAGTGGCAACAAGTAAGATGGCTATGACTACCCCCTCGCCGGTTGTTTCCAATTCAGTAGCCAATAACAATGTAAATATGGCAAATACCGCAGCAACGGCACCAGCAACACCTATTGCAGCTCCTCCCACTCCAACTTTGTATCAGTTACCCACTGTTCAACTACCAAATCTAGTCCAACTACCACAGCTTTTGGCGACCAATGGGGCAAATATCATGCAATTGAATAACATGGCAACGACGGCACCCATTGGAAAGAATGTAGCATCGACTGCATCATCATCTACCACACCATCGGTGGCCACATCGGCTTCTGCGACATCGGCCCAGGCTGCTCAGGCAGCGGCGGCCCAATACTTCCTCAATGGTACCGTCTTTAAGTTGCAACAATTTACAACGGCCACCACAACGACAGCTACCACTGCCTCCACGGGAAATGTGAACCCCTTTAATTTGCTAAGCGCCAGCGACTTGCAAGATATTTTGATCAAGCAACAACAGTTGCAGCAACTGCAAcatcaacaacagcaacaacagcagcaacaacaacaacaacagcatcagCAACAGCAAAAAACTGCTAATGCAAATGCCGCAAGCTTCCAAGAGATATTTCAACATCAAATAGCTGCAGCAATTGCGGCAAATCAACAACAAGCCCAGCTTCAGCAACTCCAGAGGCTGGGAGCTGCATCGAATATACAACAACAACCTGTATTCATGGCCACTCCGGCTGGACTTCTTCTGAATGCCGCTTCGATTCCAGCTATGCTTGCTCAGGCGGCTGCAGCTTTGGCAGTTAATCACCAAAAATCCATAGCACTGCCCGCTTTACAGCCCATACAACAGGCTCCCTTGCCAGCTCTGAGCTCAATCTTTGCTCCTCAGACCAATGATCACCATGACATGGGCTTGAATCCACAACAACAGCAGTTCATAACATCCACGCAACCACCACCACTTTCCTCCGTTGCAATGCCCACAAACGCAGTAAATCTTACGCATAACTCCACCAGCACTACCACCACCACTTCTAGTTCTAATGGTAATGTGAATTTATCCCATGGTATCATAGGGCAAATCAATACATCGGCATCCATAGCAGCTCCACAACACAACACCTCGAACTCTGCCAAACTAGCTATTGTTAAAGCCAATGCCGCCACGCCGGTAGCATTCACCACCTTGAGTTCTCAACCACCTCCATTGGTCACCATATCGAATGCCAAAACAAGGACACATTTGGCGACCACCAATTCATCGGTAAGTGGGACACAGAAACCGGCGATTATGGCGAAACCATACCAAAAACGATCCTCAAAAATTCAGGGACAACAGGTGAAATCTGCCATTGGTGCAGGAGTTACAGCCTCCAATGGCAAAAGTAATGGTGGAAAAATAACTACGGCAAGTGGAAAAATTATTGCCACTCCCACAACACCACCTCCCTTAGTGCCAACTATGACTCCTACAGTACCAGCACCTGTGGCTTTGACAACAATTCCGGCTCCCGGCCTAAGGACTGCAACGGCTACGAATTTATCAAAGACATGCCAACTCCCAACACCAGCTTTAGTGAGTATAGCTCAAACAAGTGTAACTCCAATAGCACCGAAACCCGCACAAAGCATAACCTGTGGCAGTGTGACTATAAGCCCTGCCACCACATTATCCACAACTAAGAATCTGGTCAATATAGCTCCCAAGGTATCGACAGCCTCGTCGAATCTTGCGACATATAAGTACAACAACAAGACGGCAAACACATTTATGTCTGGGGTGGCCAGCACCAATTCCAGTTGTAGTACCAGCAGCAGCAATATAGGGGGGAAAACGAAAACCCCTTCACAAACTAAGACCACAGCTTCCGATCTCTTTGATTTAGTTAAGAACTCTAATGGAGCCATAAGTATAACGCCGGCCCCTCCAATTCCTCCAACGACTTCTATAGCCACATTTAGTGGCAGCAACTTTAGTGCCCCACTTAATTTCGCCTCTACCTCTTCTACGAATACGTTCAAGTCAACACCACCTCTTGAGaactttggaaaaattaaagATGAACCCATGGATGAAATTGTTACTCCAAGCAATGTTACGCCAAATACATCATTGGCTCCCGCCGTTACGGAGAACAAGGAGACAACCGCCAATGAGAATCCGACAAGTTTCAGTGGTCAAATTCCCTCGAATAATGTTCATATCAAAGAAGAATTAAACAGCACACCAGCGCCGGAAGAGGAGGCTATATCGGAGACGTCGAGTTTGCCTCCTCAGCCTAGTAACTTGAATAATGAATGTTCCTCGTCTTCCTTCAGTTCCAGTTCGAATTCGATATCATCAGCGGCAGACTTGTCGTTGGAGGCCTCAACACCTGCTTCCATTACAAGCAATTCAGAAGCTCCCTCACCGGGGTGTTCTATACTCTCGCCACTCGCTGCTAGAAATAATGAATTTGCTACGCCGAATCCttgttcaaattccaattcagcTGGCGATTCGAATTCATCGAATTCATGTGAGACGGGAGGTGCTTCGTCCAGGGACATGCTTAGTGAAATGGTGACTTCATCATGTATATCTTCGGATTCTTCCTCGGAGGCCAGTATCAGTGTATCGTTGCCAGAAAATGAAGAGGGCAAGCAAGCCATGGATGGCTGCAAATCCATAGAGGATCGAGAGGAAAAGCAGCGTGACCTGCCCACCCCTGAGTCTGGCATCGGAGGTAGCCTTAGTAATACGGAAAGTATGGATTCCTCTTCGAAATCCTCCACTTCAGAGACAAGCTCATCATCTGCCTCTTCCGAACAAATACCATCGCCCACATCAGCTGATACACAAACTCCGCCCGCTACACCCTTGAATATCGATTCAAACACCAGCAGCATGGAAGAACCACAGAATAGCTCCTGCAATAGCATGGAAGAACCACAAAACAGCTCATGCAATAGTATGGAAGATCCTCAAACCAATGCATCATCAACCCAACAATCTGAAGATTCCACTGAAAAATCAGCATTCAACTTCCTTGGCACAACCATAGACACTCAGTTGGCCCAAGATGTGTCATCATCAGATCTGCCAAAGTGTGCTTTATCGCCCATACTATCCCAACCAAAGACAATCCGTTTTCCCGTTATGGGCAAGAGCAATAAACGCCTAGATGGCGTATGCTACTGGGACCAGTGTAATAAGAAGCACGATAGTAATTCCAAACTTCTGGATCACATGCAACAGCAGCATGTGAACTCACAGACTGGACCCTTCTCATGTCTCTGGGTGGGATGTAAGGTGTACAACAAGGAATCGTGCTCAAGACGCTGGCTAGAAAGGCATGTCCTCTCACACGGTGGATCCAAACAATTGAAATGTATTGTTGAAGGTTGCGGTTTACGTTTTGGGTCTCAG cTGGCTTTACAAAAACACATAAACAACCATTTCACTGCCTCGGAGAGTAAGGATAGTACAAATAAGAGAACCTCAGATCCTCCAGTTCCAAAACAATTACGtaaaaatggtaaaaagttACGCTATAGACGTCAACCGTTCTCAG CACGCATGTTTGATTTCTTTGATACGGGCATTATGGAGGGACTACAACATCGTCTTCGACAAATATCCACATTAACCAATGGATGCAATTCAATAACCTTCCAAGGTCAATGCATTATGAGACGAAAAACGCCAAGAGGCCAAACCGAATGTTATATACAATGGTCACCTAGAGAAAT AATTTCCGATGAATGGCTACCGGAAAACAAGGAAGATTCGTATTTGAAAACAGTCAATATCAAACAAATGAAACCTGCCGAAAAGAATAAGGTCGAAGGTCTGCTTATGACTTCCTACAAATTGCCATACTCACCGACGATATTCGACAATGATTACGCTTTAAGTCAACAACATCAACGTCTGAAGAACGATGTTACGGAGACAAAAGGCCCCAAAGGAGAAGATAGTAGTTTACTTGATGCCACTAATGTCGAAGATGAAGACGACGAAGACGAAGAggatgatgctgatgatgatgacgatgatgccaCATCTGCTGCCACTACAATGGAGACAATTTCTAGCTACCAGCATGTTCTAACGATAACCCAAATGCAACAGCATCGCAAACATCCAAGAAAACCGCAGAATCGTATAACTATAACCCGATAA
- the LOC142237855 gene encoding mitochondrial import inner membrane translocase subunit Tim17-B-like, translating to MEEYAREPCPFRIVDDCGGAFAMGCIGGGVFQAIKGFRNAPSGMSRRMLGSLSAIKTRSPVIAGNFAVWGGMFSTIDCTLVHFRKKEDPWNSIISGFTTGGILAARNGVPAMAGSAIIGGVLLALIEGVGILFTRLSSEQFRNPLPPTEDPSVLGAAGFGQPQSNQGQYQ from the coding sequence ATGGAGGAATATGCCAGAGAACCCTGCCCTTTCCGGATAGTCGATGATTGTGGTGGTGCCTTTGCTATGGGCTGTATTGGCGGTGGTGTGTTTCAAGCGATAAAGGGTTTCCGAAATGCCCCTTCTGGCATGAGCCGAAGAATGTTGGGAAGTTTATCAGCCATTAAGACCAGATCACCGGTAATTGCGGGCAATTTCGCTGTGTGGGGTGGTATGTTCAGCACAATTGATTGCACACTTGTACATTTTCGTAAAAAAGAGGATCCCTGGAATTCAATTATAAGTGGTTTTACAACTGGTGGCATATTGGCTGCGAGAAACGGTGTACCTGCGATGGCCGGCAGTGCTATTATTGGTGGTGTCCTTTTAGCCCTGATTGAAGGTGTTGGTATTCTATTTACGAGACTTTCATCCGAACAGTTCCGCAATCCCCTACCTCCGACTGAAGACCCCAGTGTGCTAGGAGCTGCAGGTTTTGGCCAGCCCCAGTCAAATCAGGGGCAGTACCAGTAA
- the Trap1 gene encoding TNF receptor associated protein 1, producing MIAARILRLTAFKGSILPILRNPKLHYRNDLRLAAALNVRYLSSEAQTSGSTKIRNTEKIIGAPDKHEFQAETRMLLDIVARSLYSESEVFVRELISNASDALEKFRYTIHTAGEAEKDFEGTDRPLEIRIATDKPNMQLIIQDTGIGMNREELINNLGTIARSGSKKFIEQIREQSSSSENSSNIIGQFGVGFYSAFMVADKVEVYTRSSKANSPGLCWSTDGSGSYEIQEAEGVELGTKIVIHLKPECREYADEDRIMAVIKKYSNFVGSPIYLNGQKANDIQPLWLMDPKDVSKEQHDEFYRFIGNTFDTPRFVLHYKTDVPLSIRALLYFPEGKPGLFEMTRDGDVGVALYTRKVLIQSKTANLVPKWLRFVKGVVDSEDIPLNLSRELLQNSGLIKKLSTVLTSRILRFLIDKSKKEPAEYEAFYKDYGLFLKEGIVTSHDQNEKEDIAKLLRFESSKNKEGNRISLEDYTKNVGEQKDIYYLAAPNRVLAESSPYYESLKKRDVEVLFCYEPYDELVLMQLGMFKSKNLVSVEKEMRRDSSSDSTVDYGEGSLLRSQIDDLLPWIKEKLNGKVANVKVTTRLDSHPCVVTVEEMAAARHFIKTQSHQLPEENRYALLQPQLEINPKHEIIKKLFALKTSDQELADLLVQQLFINAMVGAGLAEDPRTLLTTMNALLTKALEKC from the exons ATGATTGCTGCTCGGATTTTGCGTTTGACAGCCTTCAAAGGCTCCATTTTGCCAATATTACGCAATCCAAAACTCCACTACCGCAATGATTTAAGATTAGCAG CTGCTTTGAATGTCCGATATCTAAGTTCCGAAGCACAGACATCAGGATCCACAAAAATACGCAATACTGAGAAAATTATTGGGGCCCCAGACAAACATGAATTCCAAGCGGAGACCCGCATGTTATTGGATATTGTGGCGCGTTCTTTGTACTCGGAGAGTGAGGTGTTTGTGCGTGAGTTAATTTCAAATGCTAGCGATGCTTTGGAGAAATTTCGTTACACCATCCATACTGCTGGTGAGGCTGAAAAGGATTTCGAAGGTACTGACCGTCCCTTGGAAATACGGATAGCCACTGATAAGCCAAATATGcag CTCATTATACAAGATACCGGTATTGGAATGAATCGTGAAGAACTTATTAACAATTTGGGTACTATCGCAAGAAGTGGATCCAAGAAATTCATTGAACAAATACGTGAGCAAAGTTCCTCTAGTGAAAACTCTTCCAATATCATTGGTCAATTTGGTGTGGGATTCTATTCTGCTTTTATGGTGGCTGATAAGGTCGAAGTTTACACACGGTCGTCTAAAGCAAATTCGCCAGGATTGTGCTGGTCCACTGATGGTTCTGGCAGCTATGAGATTCAGGAGGCCGAAGGTGTGGAATTAGgaacaaaaattgttatacaTCTTAAGCCGGAATGTCGCGAATATGCTGATGAGGATCGCATTATGGCAGTAATCAAGAAATACAGCAACTTTGTTGGATCACCCATATATCTGAATGGTCAAAAGGCCAATGATATACAACCACTGTGGTTAATGGACCCAAAAGATGTTAGCAAAGAGCAACATGATGAATTCTATCGCTTCATTGGCAATACCTTCGATACACCCCGTTTTGTGTTGCATTACAAG ACCGACGTCCCACTAAGCATTCGAGCTTTATTATACTTCCCCGAAGGCAAACCGGGTCTATTCGAAATGACTCGAGATGGTGATGTTGGTGTGGCTCTGTATACTCGCAAGGTTTTAATCCAATCTAAAACTGCAAACTTGGTTCCAAAATGGTTGCGCTTTGTTAAAGGCGTAGTTGACTCTGAAGATATTCCTCTTAATTTAAGTAGAGAACTTTTGCAAAATAGTGGACTTATTAA gaaactatCTACAGTGTTAACTAGCAGAATTTTACGTTTCTTAATTGACAAATCCAAAAAGGAACCCGCCGAATACGAGGCCTTCTACAAAGACTATGGTCTGTTCCTCAAGGAGGGAATTGTTACCTCACATGATCAAAATGAAAAGGAGGATATTGCCAAATTATTGCGTTTTGAGTCATCAAAGAACAAAGAGGGTAATCGTATATCCCTAGAGGACtacacaaaaaatgttggcgAACAAAAAGACATTTACTATTTGGCTGCTCCGAATCGAGTTCTGGCCGAGAGCTCTCCATACTATGAAAGCTTGAAAAAACGGGACGTTGAAGTCCTATTTTGTTATGAACCCTATGATGAATTGGTACTCATGCAATTGGGCATGTTTAAAAGCAAGAACTTGGTTTCGGTGGAAAAGGAAATGCGCAGGGATAGCAGTTCCGATTCTACGGTCGATTATGGTGAGGGAAGCCTATTAAGATCTCAAATAGACGATTTGCTGCCATGGATCAAAGAGAAACTCAATGGAAAAGTTGCTAATGTAAAAGTGACTACCAGACTGGATAGTCATCCTTGTGTAGTAACAGTAGAAGAAATGGCTGCAGCTCGTCactttataaaaacacaaagtcatcAACTTCCAGAGGAAAATCGTTATGCTCTTTTGCAACCCCAACTAGAAATAAATCCAAA GCATGAGATTATTAAGAaattgtttgcactcaaaacaaGCGACCAGGAATTAGCCGATCTCTTGGTACAACAGCTATTCATTAATGCTATGGTAGGAGCTGGACTTGCCGAAGATCCCCGCACTTTGTTGACAACTATGAATGCTCTGTTAACGAAAGctttagaaaaatgttga